A window of the Egibacter rhizosphaerae genome harbors these coding sequences:
- a CDS encoding ATP-dependent helicase: MTASDLLTGLDPEQRAAASAVAGPVCILAGAGTGKTRTITHRVAHQIASGVAHADQVLAVTFTDRAAGELRERIAALGVGRVRAATFHAAAWAQLRHFWREWRNEPLPEVLDQPLRLLIPLGQRAGLLGRDLAAEISWAKARTLDPAGYAESGRSAPVEPETVAELYEAYERQKREQGLIDYDDMLTLCTRLLTERRDIAAQVRDRYQFFTVDEVQDTNPAQWDLLSAWLGDRDDLCVVGDDDQSIYSFTGATPRYLTGFTERFPHAQVVRLERNYRSTPQVLTTAGRVLGAQGKTLRPTLGDGPDPTLLPADDADEELALLVRRIERLREEGVPPAEIAVAYRINSQSQTIEEALRRAGIAYTVRGDVGFFARREIRQAVAALAEEQGRVGSVREDPPPPVEARPAGGPRPDRFVERVLGRRMGWHPKRAPEGETALERWRNLSALAALATRRTAEEPTLSVDRLVAELEQRVREGDGAPEPAEVEAVTLLTLHKAKGLEFEAVHLVAVEEGLIPISHARDDPDQVEEERRLLYVGCTRARRYLSLSWAQQREGPKGKPSRRRPSRFLDPLLDTRTRSAPDAREPRPRTARSDEGRRPHERGPADGDDEALVGALREWRRTRAHEDGVPAYVVCTDATLREVAARRPRTSAELATVTGLGPKRVARYGDDLLALVQRR, from the coding sequence ATGACGGCCTCCGATCTCCTCACGGGACTCGACCCCGAACAGCGCGCGGCGGCCTCGGCCGTTGCCGGTCCCGTCTGCATTCTCGCGGGGGCCGGGACCGGCAAGACCCGGACCATCACCCACCGGGTCGCCCACCAGATCGCGTCCGGGGTCGCGCACGCCGATCAGGTCCTGGCCGTCACCTTCACGGACCGCGCTGCGGGCGAGCTCCGCGAGCGGATCGCCGCGCTCGGGGTGGGGCGGGTGCGCGCAGCGACGTTTCACGCCGCCGCGTGGGCCCAACTGCGGCACTTCTGGCGCGAGTGGCGGAACGAACCCCTCCCCGAGGTGCTCGACCAGCCACTGCGGCTGCTCATCCCGCTGGGGCAACGGGCGGGCCTGCTCGGGCGAGACCTCGCCGCCGAGATCTCGTGGGCGAAGGCCCGGACGCTGGACCCGGCCGGCTACGCCGAGTCGGGGCGGTCCGCGCCCGTGGAGCCGGAGACGGTCGCCGAACTCTACGAGGCCTACGAGCGACAGAAGCGTGAGCAGGGTCTGATCGACTACGACGACATGCTCACACTCTGCACACGACTTCTCACCGAACGTCGCGACATCGCGGCGCAGGTGCGGGACCGATACCAGTTCTTCACCGTCGACGAGGTGCAGGACACCAACCCGGCACAGTGGGACCTGCTCTCCGCGTGGCTCGGGGATCGGGACGACTTGTGCGTCGTCGGTGACGACGACCAGTCGATCTACTCCTTCACCGGCGCGACACCGAGGTATCTCACGGGGTTCACGGAGCGCTTCCCCCATGCGCAGGTCGTCCGGCTGGAGCGGAACTATCGGTCCACCCCGCAGGTGCTCACGACCGCCGGCCGAGTGCTGGGCGCGCAGGGGAAGACCCTGCGGCCAACGCTCGGGGACGGACCCGACCCGACGCTGCTGCCGGCCGACGACGCCGACGAGGAGCTCGCGCTGCTCGTCCGCCGAATCGAGCGGCTGCGGGAGGAGGGGGTCCCGCCGGCCGAGATCGCGGTCGCGTACCGCATCAACAGCCAATCGCAGACGATCGAGGAGGCACTGCGTCGGGCGGGGATCGCCTACACCGTCCGAGGTGACGTCGGCTTCTTCGCCCGCCGGGAGATCCGCCAGGCGGTGGCGGCGCTCGCCGAGGAGCAGGGGCGGGTCGGGTCCGTCCGCGAGGATCCCCCACCTCCGGTGGAGGCGCGCCCCGCCGGCGGTCCGCGACCGGACCGGTTCGTCGAGCGGGTCCTCGGCCGACGCATGGGATGGCACCCGAAGCGGGCACCCGAGGGCGAGACCGCGCTGGAGCGATGGCGCAACCTGTCGGCGCTCGCGGCGTTGGCGACCCGTCGCACTGCCGAGGAGCCAACGTTGTCGGTCGACCGGCTCGTCGCCGAGCTCGAGCAGCGGGTACGCGAGGGGGACGGGGCCCCCGAGCCGGCCGAGGTCGAGGCCGTCACCCTGCTCACCCTCCACAAGGCAAAGGGGCTCGAGTTCGAGGCCGTCCATCTCGTCGCGGTCGAGGAGGGGCTCATCCCCATCAGCCATGCGCGCGATGATCCCGATCAGGTCGAGGAGGAGCGCCGCCTGCTCTACGTCGGGTGCACCCGGGCCCGTCGCTACCTCTCCCTCTCGTGGGCGCAACAGCGGGAGGGCCCCAAAGGGAAACCGAGTCGCCGACGCCCCTCGCGGTTCCTCGACCCTCTGCTCGACACCCGAACGCGGTCCGCCCCGGACGCCCGTGAGCCGCGGCCGCGGACCGCCCGAAGCGACGAGGGCCGACGACCGCACGAGCGGGGCCCGGCCGATGGCGACGACGAGGCGCTGGTGGGCGCGCTGCGCGAGTGGCGCCGGACACGGGCTCACGAGGACGGAGTGCCGGCCTACGTCGTCTGCACCGATGCGACGCTGCGCGAGGTGGCTGCACGACGGCCCCGCACGTCCGCCGAGCTGGCGACAGTGACCGGTCTCGGCCCGAAACGCGTCG
- a CDS encoding SRPBCC family protein, which produces MTIGTDDPRHPFDEGNGGVIVAAESTAPPADVWALLADPQQWARWAPHIRWIQASRPRVATMDAPQRPRGGSRSRGPDAAPPTAPSGTAARAEHSEPCLVAPGDRLFVRGPAGTRVQGVVTHVEPGHRWDFRIRLPAAQWLDSAHVVAPWGTGSRVATRLRVDGVFAGPGRIALEGYRPLARIAMARLARIAAADQGRHEAG; this is translated from the coding sequence GTGACCATCGGAACGGACGATCCCCGACACCCGTTCGACGAGGGCAACGGCGGCGTGATCGTCGCCGCCGAGAGCACCGCTCCGCCCGCAGACGTCTGGGCGCTGCTCGCCGATCCGCAGCAGTGGGCTCGTTGGGCCCCGCACATTCGCTGGATCCAGGCGAGCCGACCGCGCGTGGCCACGATGGATGCCCCGCAGCGCCCCCGCGGTGGCTCGCGATCACGGGGCCCCGACGCCGCCCCGCCCACTGCCCCGTCGGGCACCGCGGCACGGGCAGAGCATTCGGAGCCGTGCCTCGTCGCGCCGGGAGACCGGTTGTTCGTCCGAGGTCCTGCCGGCACGCGTGTGCAGGGGGTCGTTACCCACGTGGAACCGGGCCACCGGTGGGACTTTCGGATCCGCCTACCCGCCGCGCAGTGGCTCGACAGCGCCCACGTCGTGGCGCCGTGGGGCACCGGCAGCCGCGTGGCGACCCGATTGCGGGTCGACGGGGTCTTCGCCGGACCGGGTCGGATCGCCCTCGAGGGCTATCGCCCGCTCGCCCGCATCGCGATGGCTCGGCTGGCACGCATCGCCGCCGCGGACCAGGGACGCCACGAGGCAGGCTGA
- a CDS encoding competence/damage-inducible protein A, whose product MSNRASIVVIGDEILDGHTRDTNSGWLARRLSDHGIAVDRIVTVPDEDSAIHEALGHELARPRPRLVLTSGGIGSTPDDRTMAAVATYLDVDLVAHPDLDARLTGWARQSVEDDAPIPDDQFEAMRKMALVPDGAYLLPGMRGITPGVGIDLDGGSRSPQGATVIVLPGVPREFERIVDEGVEPLLAEIGQSVHVRELTHPYPESALSPLLGELTRDHPAVAVGSYPGKECVVRLKGPPEEVARVEARVRERLATLESDPVAARQSARWQARWE is encoded by the coding sequence ATGAGCAACCGCGCGTCGATCGTCGTCATCGGCGATGAGATCCTGGACGGCCACACGCGAGACACCAATTCGGGATGGCTCGCCCGCCGGCTCAGCGACCACGGCATCGCCGTCGACCGGATCGTCACCGTCCCCGACGAGGACTCGGCGATCCACGAGGCACTCGGCCACGAGCTCGCGCGCCCTCGCCCCCGTCTGGTGCTCACCAGCGGCGGCATCGGTTCCACGCCCGACGACCGCACGATGGCGGCGGTGGCGACGTATCTGGACGTCGATCTCGTGGCACATCCCGACCTCGACGCTCGGCTCACCGGGTGGGCGAGGCAATCGGTGGAGGACGACGCCCCGATCCCCGACGACCAGTTCGAGGCGATGCGCAAGATGGCGCTCGTGCCCGACGGTGCCTACCTCCTCCCCGGCATGCGGGGCATCACCCCGGGGGTGGGCATCGACCTGGACGGGGGGAGCCGTTCGCCCCAGGGCGCCACGGTCATCGTGCTGCCCGGGGTGCCCCGCGAGTTCGAGCGCATCGTGGATGAGGGGGTGGAGCCGCTGCTCGCCGAGATCGGACAGTCGGTCCACGTTCGGGAGCTCACCCACCCCTATCCGGAATCCGCCCTCTCACCACTGCTGGGCGAGCTCACGCGGGACCATCCGGCCGTGGCGGTGGGGTCGTATCCCGGCAAGGAGTGCGTCGTGCGGCTGAAGGGTCCCCCGGAGGAGGTCGCGCGCGTCGAGGCTCGCGTCCGAGAGCGCCTCGCGACGCTGGAGAGCGACCCGGTCGCCGCCCGCCAGTCCGCCCGCTGGCAGGCTCGTTGGGAGTAG
- the mca gene encoding mycothiol conjugate amidase Mca: protein MQTFHAMFVHAHPDDESSKAASTMARYADEGHRVSVVTLTDGMAGDILNPAKDEPGIKERLGEVRRAELAHALEVLGVTDHFAFGYPDSGFVEGFEGDGGLLAPNAFYNQPLEEVTARLVEVIRSTRPHVIVTYPEDGGYPHPDHIRCHDVSAAAFEAAGDPEAYPEAGAPWTPQKLYYCHPFTRPKLEALHDACEERGLESPYGEMLARRRSRGFDDPVTTRVEVADYLEHRRKALLAHETQVDPNGRWFAVPDEIVREVYPYEDFTLARSRVGVSIPEAGLFDGLEAVHASRRVPAA from the coding sequence ATGCAGACGTTCCACGCAATGTTCGTGCACGCGCACCCCGATGACGAGTCCTCGAAGGCGGCATCGACGATGGCGCGCTACGCGGACGAGGGTCATCGGGTCTCGGTCGTCACCCTGACCGACGGCATGGCCGGCGACATCCTCAACCCCGCCAAGGACGAGCCGGGGATCAAGGAGCGGCTGGGCGAGGTCCGCCGCGCCGAGCTCGCACACGCGCTCGAGGTCCTCGGTGTGACCGACCACTTCGCCTTCGGCTATCCGGACTCGGGTTTCGTGGAGGGATTCGAGGGCGACGGTGGTCTGCTCGCACCGAACGCCTTCTACAACCAGCCCCTCGAGGAGGTGACGGCGCGCCTGGTGGAGGTCATCCGTTCGACGCGTCCGCACGTCATCGTCACGTACCCGGAGGACGGCGGCTATCCGCATCCCGACCACATCCGCTGCCACGACGTGAGCGCCGCGGCCTTCGAAGCGGCCGGCGATCCGGAGGCGTATCCCGAAGCCGGGGCACCGTGGACCCCCCAGAAGCTCTACTACTGCCACCCGTTCACCCGGCCGAAGCTCGAGGCGCTGCACGACGCCTGCGAGGAGCGCGGCCTCGAGTCCCCCTACGGGGAGATGCTCGCCCGCCGCCGCTCACGTGGCTTCGATGACCCGGTCACGACCCGCGTCGAGGTCGCGGACTACCTCGAGCACCGCCGGAAGGCGCTGCTGGCCCACGAGACGCAGGTCGACCCCAACGGGCGCTGGTTCGCCGTGCCCGACGAGATCGTCCGGGAGGTCTACCCCTACGAGGACTTCACCCTGGCCCGGAGCCGGGTCGGCGTGTCGATCCCCGAGGCCGGCCTGTTCGACGGTCTCGAGGCCGTGCACGCGTCCCGACGCGTGCCTGCCGCGTAA
- a CDS encoding thioredoxin domain-containing protein, which translates to MANRLADSASPYLQQHAENPVDWFEWGDDAFARAREEDKPVFLSVGYAACHWCHVMAHESFEDAEIAQALNDRFVSIKVDREERPDVDAVYMDAVQAMTGHGGWPMSVFLTPDGRPFFAGTYWPKAERHGMPSFPRVLDAAHEAWTNQRDQVEESAGRVTDHLQSLQHLEPTEDTIDAGLSAQAAQQAAQAWDERHGGFGSAPKFPHAMTVDFLLAHHVRAGGDTSLRVATHTLDAMARGGIHDQVGGGFARYAVDAQWIVPHFEKMLYDNALLLRAYTHAWQVTGAPRYARVVRETAAFLLTELRHPEGAFYSSLDADSPGHATHEGGEGAFYVWTEDEFRDVVAEAGADPDRWSAYFGVSREGNFEGGTTVLRELVDPAAGQPDDPAGDPAHEDAREVVRGALAARRAARPRPGRDEKVLASWNGLVIGALADAGAALDEPAWVTAARDAATFLAERLVVDGRLRHSWKQGHEPIPQTFAEDVACVAQGVLRLYEADHDPRWVGWAEELVADAVDRFADRDTSGAYHLTPNDGEPLVTRPKELWDNAVPAPASALADAGLRLAALTGDPVHAERGEATLQLFAGRAAQVPTGYGELLTAVERRLGGPQEVAIVGTADEANTVELRARYRARWRPGSVLALGEPDDAGKVVPLLAGRPRIDGTPTAYVCRNFACEAPTTDPSELSRQLGDDAPTAYPEDR; encoded by the coding sequence GTGGCGAACCGACTCGCCGACTCCGCGAGCCCGTACCTGCAGCAACACGCCGAGAACCCCGTCGACTGGTTCGAGTGGGGGGACGACGCCTTCGCCCGGGCCCGCGAGGAGGACAAGCCGGTCTTCCTCTCGGTCGGGTACGCCGCGTGCCACTGGTGCCACGTGATGGCGCACGAATCCTTCGAGGACGCCGAGATCGCCCAGGCGCTGAACGACCGGTTCGTGAGCATTAAGGTCGACCGCGAGGAGCGTCCTGACGTCGATGCGGTCTACATGGACGCAGTGCAGGCGATGACCGGCCACGGCGGCTGGCCGATGAGCGTGTTCTTGACGCCCGACGGACGACCGTTCTTCGCGGGCACCTACTGGCCGAAGGCCGAGCGTCACGGGATGCCGTCCTTCCCGCGCGTCCTCGACGCCGCCCACGAGGCCTGGACGAACCAGCGGGACCAGGTCGAGGAGAGCGCCGGGCGCGTCACCGACCATCTGCAGTCACTGCAGCACCTCGAGCCCACCGAGGACACGATCGACGCGGGCCTCTCGGCACAAGCCGCCCAGCAGGCCGCCCAGGCGTGGGACGAGCGCCACGGGGGCTTCGGGAGCGCCCCCAAGTTCCCCCACGCGATGACCGTGGACTTCCTGCTCGCACACCACGTGCGCGCCGGCGGCGACACGTCCCTGCGAGTGGCCACGCACACGCTCGACGCGATGGCCCGCGGCGGCATCCACGACCAGGTGGGGGGAGGCTTCGCGCGCTACGCGGTCGACGCGCAGTGGATCGTGCCCCACTTCGAGAAGATGCTCTACGACAACGCGCTGCTGCTGCGCGCCTACACCCACGCGTGGCAGGTGACCGGCGCCCCTCGCTACGCGCGGGTCGTCCGCGAGACCGCGGCGTTCCTGCTCACCGAGCTCCGCCACCCCGAGGGGGCCTTCTACAGCTCGCTGGACGCCGACAGCCCCGGGCACGCGACCCACGAGGGCGGCGAGGGCGCCTTCTACGTGTGGACCGAGGACGAGTTCCGTGACGTCGTCGCCGAGGCCGGCGCGGATCCCGACCGCTGGTCGGCGTACTTCGGCGTCTCCCGCGAGGGCAACTTCGAGGGGGGCACCACGGTGCTCCGCGAGCTGGTGGACCCGGCGGCGGGGCAGCCCGACGACCCCGCGGGGGACCCCGCCCACGAGGATGCGCGGGAGGTGGTGCGCGGCGCGCTCGCCGCCCGGCGTGCGGCACGACCACGCCCGGGACGCGACGAGAAGGTCCTCGCGTCGTGGAACGGCCTCGTGATCGGCGCGCTCGCCGACGCGGGAGCGGCGCTCGACGAGCCGGCCTGGGTCACCGCCGCGCGCGACGCCGCGACGTTCCTCGCCGAGCGACTGGTGGTGGACGGACGGCTCCGGCATTCCTGGAAGCAGGGTCACGAGCCGATCCCCCAGACCTTCGCCGAGGACGTAGCGTGCGTGGCCCAGGGCGTCCTGCGCCTCTACGAGGCGGATCACGACCCGCGCTGGGTCGGCTGGGCCGAGGAGCTCGTCGCCGACGCCGTCGACCGGTTCGCCGACCGGGACACGTCGGGCGCCTACCACCTCACCCCCAACGACGGCGAACCGCTCGTCACGCGGCCGAAGGAGCTCTGGGACAACGCCGTGCCGGCCCCCGCGAGCGCGCTCGCGGACGCCGGGCTGCGCCTCGCCGCGCTCACCGGCGACCCCGTCCATGCCGAACGCGGGGAAGCAACGCTGCAACTCTTCGCCGGCCGCGCGGCGCAAGTCCCGACGGGGTACGGCGAGCTGCTGACCGCGGTGGAGCGCCGCCTCGGCGGTCCGCAGGAGGTGGCCATCGTGGGCACCGCGGACGAGGCCAACACTGTCGAGCTACGGGCCCGCTACCGGGCGCGGTGGCGCCCGGGCAGCGTCCTCGCCCTCGGGGAACCCGACGACGCCGGCAAGGTCGTCCCCCTCCTCGCCGGGCGTCCTCGCATCGACGGCACGCCGACGGCGTACGTCTGCCGCAACTTCGCCTGCGAGGCCCCCACGACCGACCCCTCGGAACTCAGCCGCCAACTCGGCGACGATGCGCCCACCGCGTATCCCGAGGACCGCTGA
- a CDS encoding histone deacetylase, with protein MSTAARIWYLGYGSNLDPARLRRYLAGGRAPGATRATPGARDPSPPEAIRAATLPHPLRFGGDFATWGGAAAFVDPARIGAAHATAYLLTTEQAEDVLRQENGRPDLTVDLVAAAKRGGTTLDPELPYGQVLAGDWLDVGEPAVTFTCADTSRWPDAPPPAAYLERLCAGLRTVAGLSTDEIAAYLLGADGVALHWSRERLVHLAARAG; from the coding sequence GTGTCCACCGCTGCGCGCATCTGGTACCTGGGCTACGGCTCGAACCTGGACCCTGCGCGATTGCGCCGGTACCTCGCCGGCGGGCGGGCCCCGGGCGCCACCCGCGCCACCCCCGGGGCGCGGGATCCGAGTCCGCCCGAGGCGATCCGCGCCGCGACGCTGCCTCATCCCTTGCGATTCGGGGGGGACTTCGCGACGTGGGGAGGCGCCGCCGCGTTCGTCGATCCCGCGCGCATCGGAGCCGCCCACGCGACCGCCTACCTGCTGACCACCGAGCAGGCCGAGGACGTGCTGCGGCAGGAGAACGGCCGACCCGACCTCACGGTCGATCTCGTCGCCGCGGCCAAGCGCGGGGGGACGACCCTGGATCCGGAACTGCCCTACGGACAGGTCCTGGCGGGCGACTGGCTCGACGTGGGTGAGCCCGCGGTGACGTTCACCTGTGCCGACACCTCGCGGTGGCCCGACGCACCTCCCCCAGCGGCGTACCTCGAGCGGCTCTGCGCGGGCCTGCGGACGGTCGCGGGCCTCTCGACCGACGAGATCGCCGCGTATCTCCTCGGGGCCGACGGCGTCGCGCTGCACTGGTCCCGAGAGCGCCTCGTTCACCTCGCGGCACGCGCGGGCTGA
- a CDS encoding radical SAM protein encodes MRTLADLQRDPDEQPADADVLPIEVQRERTFETPEFAGMRFLEVETKSALNHVRGMPFEWSINPYRGCSHACSYCFARPTHEYLNLSPGTDFEKTVVVKTNIAEVLRRELARPNWRGAHVAMGTNTDNYQRAEGRYRLMPGIIDALGASRTPFSILTKGTLILRDRDALAEAAERVPVSAAFTVGMLGDRLWREAEPGTPDPRARLDAIARLNEAGIPTGMMLAPIMPGLNDDRDELAALVEAAAEAGARHITPIVLHLRPKVRAVFWPWLVATHPELVSRYRELYARGSEASPAYRRAVVGFVHERIRAARVRHGEPEPPPAWRGAESAAGEPDPGVQLSLL; translated from the coding sequence ATGCGCACCCTCGCGGACCTGCAGCGCGACCCCGACGAGCAGCCCGCCGACGCTGACGTGCTGCCGATCGAGGTACAGCGCGAGCGAACCTTCGAGACCCCCGAGTTCGCAGGGATGCGGTTCCTGGAGGTCGAGACGAAGTCCGCGCTGAACCACGTTCGGGGCATGCCGTTCGAGTGGTCGATCAACCCCTACCGGGGCTGCTCCCACGCCTGCTCGTACTGTTTCGCCCGGCCGACCCACGAGTACCTGAACCTGTCCCCGGGCACGGACTTCGAGAAGACCGTGGTCGTGAAGACCAACATCGCCGAGGTGCTGCGGCGCGAGCTCGCGAGGCCGAACTGGCGGGGCGCGCACGTCGCGATGGGCACGAATACCGACAACTATCAGCGGGCCGAAGGGCGGTATCGGCTCATGCCGGGGATCATCGACGCGCTGGGCGCCTCTCGGACGCCCTTCTCGATCCTGACGAAGGGGACCCTGATCCTGCGCGATCGTGACGCCCTGGCCGAGGCGGCCGAACGTGTGCCGGTCTCGGCGGCGTTCACCGTCGGGATGCTCGGTGATCGGCTGTGGCGCGAGGCCGAGCCCGGCACCCCGGACCCCCGCGCGCGGCTCGACGCGATCGCTCGGCTGAACGAGGCGGGCATCCCGACGGGGATGATGCTCGCGCCGATCATGCCGGGACTGAACGACGATCGGGACGAGCTGGCCGCGCTCGTCGAGGCGGCCGCCGAGGCGGGTGCCCGGCACATCACCCCGATCGTGCTGCACCTGCGCCCCAAGGTCCGCGCGGTCTTCTGGCCGTGGCTCGTCGCGACCCACCCGGAGCTGGTGTCCCGCTACCGGGAGCTGTACGCGCGCGGCAGCGAGGCCTCGCCCGCCTACCGGCGAGCGGTGGTGGGGTTCGTCCACGAGCGGATCCGGGCGGCGCGGGTGCGCCACGGCGAGCCGGAGCCGCCTCCGGCTTGGCGAGGAGCGGAGTCCGCGGCCGGCGAGCCCGACCCCGGCGTCCAGCTGTCGCTCCTCTGA